Proteins encoded together in one Streptomyces umbrinus window:
- a CDS encoding GNAT family N-acetyltransferase — protein MRAMGGDQVEEAVTDAVATLRKVADRDWSVKAGRLDWSCRRTAEHIASDLIAYAGQIAGRPTDRYVPFDITFEECESPEDVLQVIEATGTLLAAAVRTAPREARAFHPYPFRSANREGFAAMGVTEVLAHTHDIAEGLGIPYEAPAALCEDVLTRIFPHVRPAPGSDPWRTLLWATGRGDLPGRAPLTGWRWNNNLVIPADRLTLQGVTPAAAADLRTGGTGGFEWTEDGPFEGTRDAAGMVTKAYEAGVHRPEFGLFVLVRRENGRAVGGMGFHGAPDEDGRAEVGYDLAESARGNGYAAEALRALSAWALSRDDVTSLFATVDRVNAPSQSVLSRAGFTRVSGAGGDGQGEGGVEDGEQYAYELRG, from the coding sequence ATGCGGGCTATGGGTGGGGATCAGGTGGAAGAGGCCGTCACGGACGCGGTGGCAACACTGCGGAAGGTGGCCGACCGGGACTGGAGCGTCAAGGCGGGCCGCCTGGACTGGAGTTGCCGTAGGACGGCGGAGCACATCGCGTCGGACCTCATCGCGTACGCGGGGCAGATCGCGGGCCGCCCCACCGACCGTTACGTGCCGTTCGACATCACCTTCGAGGAGTGCGAGAGCCCCGAGGACGTCCTCCAGGTCATCGAGGCGACCGGCACCCTGCTCGCGGCCGCCGTCCGCACCGCCCCGCGCGAGGCCCGCGCCTTCCACCCGTACCCCTTCCGCAGCGCGAACCGCGAGGGCTTCGCCGCGATGGGCGTCACCGAGGTGCTGGCGCACACGCACGACATCGCCGAGGGTCTGGGCATCCCGTACGAGGCCCCGGCCGCGCTCTGCGAGGACGTACTGACGCGGATCTTCCCGCACGTCCGGCCCGCCCCGGGCTCGGACCCCTGGCGGACCCTCCTGTGGGCCACGGGCCGCGGCGACCTGCCCGGCCGCGCGCCCCTCACCGGCTGGCGCTGGAACAACAACCTCGTGATCCCCGCCGACCGCCTCACCCTCCAGGGCGTCACCCCCGCGGCCGCCGCCGACCTCCGCACGGGTGGCACGGGCGGCTTCGAGTGGACCGAGGACGGCCCGTTCGAGGGCACGCGGGACGCCGCCGGAATGGTGACGAAGGCGTACGAGGCCGGGGTGCACCGCCCGGAGTTCGGCCTGTTCGTCCTCGTACGCCGCGAGAACGGCCGCGCGGTCGGCGGCATGGGCTTCCACGGCGCCCCCGACGAGGACGGCCGCGCCGAGGTCGGCTACGACCTGGCCGAGTCCGCCCGCGGCAACGGCTACGCGGCCGAGGCCCTGCGCGCCCTGTCCGCCTGGGCCCTCTCCCGCGACGACGTCACGTCCCTGTTCGCCACGGTGGACCGCGTCAACGCCCCTTCCCAGAGCGTGCTGTCCCGCGCGGGCTTCACCCGGGTGAGCGGGGCGGGCGGGGACGGACAGGGAGAGGGAGGGGTAGAGGACGGGGAGCAGTACGCGTACGAGCTGAGGGGCTGA
- a CDS encoding DUF4031 domain-containing protein, with the protein MTVYIDPPDWPGHGRMWSHLVSDVSYDELHDFARRLGAPARAFERDHYDIPSHRYEDAVAAGAVEVRSREVVRLLLASGLRRPKGRAVPGS; encoded by the coding sequence GTGACCGTCTACATCGACCCGCCCGACTGGCCGGGGCACGGCCGCATGTGGTCCCACCTCGTCAGCGACGTTTCGTACGACGAGCTGCACGACTTCGCCCGCCGGCTGGGCGCTCCCGCCCGCGCCTTCGAGCGTGATCACTACGACATCCCCTCGCACCGGTACGAGGACGCGGTGGCGGCCGGAGCGGTGGAGGTTCGCAGCCGTGAGGTGGTGCGGCTGCTGCTCGCTTCGGGGTTGCGCAGGCCCAAGGGGCGTGCGGTTCCCGGCAGTTGA